The Alphaproteobacteria bacterium DNA segment GTTTCCAAAGCGGCGCGTTGTGCGGCCTGTTCGTCCAGACGCGCGGTGATATCGCGGCAACGACGCTGCGCTTGAGCCTTGGCCTCGGACAGGCTGGCGGCACGGGCCTGAGCCTCGCTGATGCGCCGCCCGACCCCGGACACATTCTCCTCTTGGGCAGAGACCTGGGCTTCGGCACTGGCGCGCGCCTGCTGCGCTTGCGGCAACTGCTTGGTCGCGTTGGCTTGGTTCTGGCCCAGGGTTTCTTGCTCTTGCGTCAAGCGAGCCAGGGCATGGCCGGCCTCTTCTTGCAAGGCCGCTTCGCGCGCGGCATCGGTCGCCGCCTGGGTCTGACGCTGCGCCAAAGCGTTGGTCTCGGCCTGCAAGCGGCGTTCTTCGTCGTCCAAAGCCTGGCGTTCCAGCACCAAACGCTGCACCAAGGCCGAGGCCGCCGCCGCCGCATCGCGCAAAGGCGGGAGATCGGCGGCGCGCTCGGTCGCCACCGTGGTGGCCGAGGCCGCATCGCCCACATGGGCGCGAACCTGGCTTTCGGCCTCGGCAAAGGTCGTTTCAGCCGTCGCCTGGGCCGCGCGCGCATCGTGCCAACGCCGCGCCCACAGCGCGTATTCCGCCGCTTGCAATCTTTCGCTCAGGCTGCGGTAACGCGCCGCCTGACGCGCCTGGTTGCGCAATTGCTTTTCCTGGGTATCCAGGGTGTTCAGTACGTCCTGGACGCGCAGTAAATTGGCCTCGGCCGCCTTCAGACGCAATTCGGCCTCGTGCCGCCTTGCATGCAGCCCGCCCACGCCCGCCGCTTCTTCCAACACCATGCGGCGATCTTGCGGCTTGGCATTGATAAGCGCGCCGATGCGGCCCTGGCTGACCATGCTGCTGGCATGCGCGCCCGTGGCCTGGTCGGCGAACAGGATTTGCACGTCGCGCGCGCGCACGCTGCGGCCATTGACCTTGTAATCCGAACCCGAGCCGCGTTCGATGCGCCGCGTGACGGCCAGATCGTCGCTGTTGTTGAACTCGGCCGCCGCCGTGCGACTGGTGTTATCCAAGTTTAAAGAGACTTCGGCCAGATTGCGCGACGGGCGCATCGCCGTCCCCGCGAAGATCACATCCTCCATCTCGGCACCGCGCAAACGACGAGCCGAGGTCTCCCCCATCACCCAGCGCAACGCCTCGACAAGATTCGATTTGCCGCACCCATTCGGCCCGACGACACCCGTCAAGCCCGGCTCAATACGCAGCTCGGTTTCCTCGACGAAGGACTTGAATCCCAACAGACGTAAAGAAGTGAAATGCACGGTATCTCCTGACGATCAAATTTAGTGGGAAGGTGCCAAAGCGGGAGCGACCGATGCCGCCCGCGCGCCCGACGCCAAGAGGCGATCAAACACAGTGGCGAAATCCTCGTATGGACGCTTGCCATAAAGGCGCTCGGTGCCGTTGACAATGAAGCTGGGCGTGCCTTGCAGACGCAGCCCCTTTACAGCCTCGTCGCTTTGGCGGGTCAGGGCATCGGTCACCGTCTTGTCGTTCATGCAGGCGCGCGCCTTGGCCTCGTCCAACCCCGCGAAGGCGGCCAATTTGGCTAAGGCCGTTTCGGTGTCCGGCGCGTGGGTCCAGCCTTTTTGCGCCCGATACAGCGCGGTCATCATCGGCTCGACCCGCAGACTGGACACGCAGCGCAGCAGCGCCGAGGCCAAAAGGCCGCTTTTGTCAAAAGCCAGGTCGTACATGTTCACGCGCACCTTGCCCGTGTCGATATATTCCTTGCGCAAGCGCGGCATCATCTGAGCGCTGAATTCGGCGCAATGGCTACAGGCCAAAGAGAAATACTCATCCACCACCACCGGCGCGTCGGGACGCCCCAAGGTCAAGATCGGCTCGGCCGCCCGCGCGCCGCCTGCCAGCATCAGCATAGCCAGTCCCATCAGCACCGCGATCCGCATTCGATTGCTCCCCCTCTTGACCTGTCGATATGTCATGGTCGTGCGCAACTTTACCGGTGGTCGTTCCGTGGCTCAAGCGTTTTGCCGGGCATCGGAGACGCATGTTCGATCAGTAAACGTGAAATTGAATCTTTTCCGAAATAAGAATTAATCCTTTCAAGGATTTGCGGGGTCAGGGCCTGAATATCCGGGGCCAAGGGCGCGGGCACGCGCACACGCAATGCGCCGCCCTGCCCGGGGGCCTTCCCCATGCGCAGTTGCACCGGCGTCGTGTGCGAGGCAAGCTCGGGGCCGAGAATATCGTCCCAATGTTCCAGCAGACGGGCATAACGCGCCCATTCTTTGCCAAAAGCCGCGCTGGCCAAATCATGCACCGGCTCGGCCAGGGGGACGAGATGGCGGCGACGCTGATCGGTGACGGGAGATGCCTTGTTCATGAAGCGGCAGTCTAACACAACTTTTTCCGACAAAGCGGCTTTCGCTAGGGCCGTGCTGGGCTGGTACGACAAAGCGCGGCGCGATCTGCCTTGGCGCGCAAAACCAGGTCAACATATTGATCCGTATCATGTTCTTGTCAGCGAATTCATGCTGCAACAAACCACCGTAGCCACCGTCCGACCGCGTTTCGAGGACTTTATCGCCCGTTGGCCGCGCATGGAGGACCTGGCCCAAGCCCAGGAAAGCCAAGTCTTACAGGCTTGGTCGGGCCTGGGTTATTACCGCCGCGCACGTTTCTTACATGCTTGCGCCCGCGCGGTGATGGCCCAGCATGGAGGGCGTCTGCCCGATGATCCGGCGCAATTGGCGCATTTGCCTGGAATCGGGCCGTATACGGCAGGAGCGATTGCCGCCATCGCCTTTGATCGACCCGAGGCCGCCGTGGACGGCAATATCGAGCGAGTCCTGGCCAGAGTCTTGGACATCGACACGCCTTTGCCCGCCGCCAAGCCGGAATTGCGGCAAGCCGCCGCAAGGCTGGTGCCGCCGCGCCGAGCGGGCGACTACACCCAAGCCCTGATGGATCTGGGCACGGCCATCTGCACCCCGCGCGCGCCGGATTGTTCCGCTTGCCCACTGGCCCAGCTATGCCAGGGCCAGTGGGCTGGTCATGCGTCTAGCCTGCCCGTACGCGCCCCAACCAAGACCAAGACCGAACTGCACGAGATGGCCTATTGGCTGGAGGACGCCCGAGGCCGAGTCCTTTTGCGGCATCGTCCAGAAGACGGCCTTTTGGGCGGGTTGCTGGACCTGCCTTGTTATGCTTTGAACGCGGGGGATATCCCCACCCCCGCCCAAATCCGCCGCCATGCGCCCTTGTTGGCCGATTGGCGGTTACAAAAACCGCCCGTGCGGCATATCTTCACGCACCGTATCCTGTTGCGCCATCTGGCCACGGCCCGGCTGTCCGAAACGATCCGTGCACCACAAGGCGCTTTCTGGCTTGACGCGGCGGCCATCGCAAGCGAGGGTATATCCACCCTTTTTGATAAGACCCGACGGATGGCCGTGAAACACCTGACACGTTCCTTATGCTTCCTGACCCTGGGGCTGGGCTTGGCCGGAGCGGCCACTGCCGCCGAACCGACGCCCGCGCCCGCCGCGCCTCCTGTCGTATCGGAGCCTGTCGCCGCCGCATCGACGCCAAGCCCCACGGCAACGCCCAACCCCTTGCCCCGCAGATCAAGACTGAGCGGCGACGCGGTGGTCGAAGACCCCAGCACCATCACCTTTTTGCCCGTCACTCTCGACCGCTTGGCCAGCTTGTTGTTGCGCTTTAAAGCGGTGGATATAGGCCGCGACGACGTGATCGACGACTTCGCGCGTTTGTTCCAATGCGAAATATATGAATACAATCACCAGGACGAATTTTTGTGGAAGAAGGCGCAAGTCGCCCTACGCCGCGACATCCAAAAACGCTTCACACGTCTGCCCACGCATCTGGAATTCGTGGCCACACGGCGGCTTGGAAAATACGATTTCAAGCGCCACCTGTTCCTGCTGCACCATGACAGCCCGATCAATAAACTATCGTCATTCACCTTCGCCTTCACCGATCAGGAGATCGACGTGCCGTGCTTGGCGGATGCGCCTGCCACTTGGTTTCCCTATACCTACAAGGTCTCGTTGGACTATCCCTTGACCTTAGAGGGACTGCCCATGAACGAGGAACAAGCCAAGGCCCTGCTTAACAGCATGCTGCAAAACGACAATCAGGAGCGCGTGATCCATGTGCGCTTCCGCTTTGACGTCGTGCATGTCCCGACCATCAGGAAACAAAAGACCGATGTCGATATGGAAGCCGAAATGCAGCAGGTGGATTTCTTCGCGGACAAAGAAATGCGGCAACTGATCTATGCCTATCAACCCTTCTATCAGTAAGAGAGACAGTCGCAGCGCTGTCTATTTCCGCTTGGCAAGCCCCTCTCCAACACCTACGGATACACCATGAGACCTTCTGGACGTTCCCTTCAAGAAATGCGGCCCGTATCGCTAAAGACCGGCGCCGTTCCCTATGCAGAAGGCTCGTGCCTGATCACCATCGGCAACACCCAGGTCCTATGCGCGGCCACGGTCGAGGAAAGAACCCCGCCTTTCCTGCGCAACACCGGATTGGGCTGGGTGACGGCGGAATACGGCATGTTGCCCCGCGCCACCCATCAGCGCACCGAGCGCGAGGCCGTGCGCGGTCGGCAGACCGGCCGCACGCAAGAGATTCAGCGTCTGATCGGTCGTTCCTTGCGTTCGGTCACGGACCGCGCCGCCTTGGGCGAGCGTCAGATACGCCTGGACTGCGACGTGCTGGTGGCCGATGGCGGAACCCGTACAGCCGCCATCACCGGATCCTATGTCGCCTTGCATTTGGCCTGCTTGCATATGATGCGCACGGGGGCCCTGGCGGCGATGCCGCTGCGCGACACCGTGGCGGCCATTTCCTGCGGTTTGGTGGAAGGTCAGGCGCGATTGGACCTGGACTTCGCCGAAGACTCGAACGCCCAGGCCGACGCCAATTTCGTCTTTACCGGCCAAGGCCATGTGGTGGAAGTGCAGGTCGGCT contains these protein-coding regions:
- a CDS encoding DsbA family protein; this translates as MRIAVLMGLAMLMLAGGARAAEPILTLGRPDAPVVVDEYFSLACSHCAEFSAQMMPRLRKEYIDTGKVRVNMYDLAFDKSGLLASALLRCVSSLRVEPMMTALYRAQKGWTHAPDTETALAKLAAFAGLDEAKARACMNDKTVTDALTRQSDEAVKGLRLQGTPSFIVNGTERLYGKRPYEDFATVFDRLLASGARAASVAPALAPSH
- a CDS encoding DUF721 domain-containing protein, which produces MNKASPVTDQRRRHLVPLAEPVHDLASAAFGKEWARYARLLEHWDDILGPELASHTTPVQLRMGKAPGQGGALRVRVPAPLAPDIQALTPQILERINSYFGKDSISRLLIEHASPMPGKTLEPRNDHR
- a CDS encoding DUF4852 domain-containing protein, producing MKRQSNTTFSDKAAFARAVLGWYDKARRDLPWRAKPGQHIDPYHVLVSEFMLQQTTVATVRPRFEDFIARWPRMEDLAQAQESQVLQAWSGLGYYRRARFLHACARAVMAQHGGRLPDDPAQLAHLPGIGPYTAGAIAAIAFDRPEAAVDGNIERVLARVLDIDTPLPAAKPELRQAAARLVPPRRAGDYTQALMDLGTAICTPRAPDCSACPLAQLCQGQWAGHASSLPVRAPTKTKTELHEMAYWLEDARGRVLLRHRPEDGLLGGLLDLPCYALNAGDIPTPAQIRRHAPLLADWRLQKPPVRHIFTHRILLRHLATARLSETIRAPQGAFWLDAAAIASEGISTLFDKTRRMAVKHLTRSLCFLTLGLGLAGAATAAEPTPAPAAPPVVSEPVAAASTPSPTATPNPLPRRSRLSGDAVVEDPSTITFLPVTLDRLASLLLRFKAVDIGRDDVIDDFARLFQCEIYEYNHQDEFLWKKAQVALRRDIQKRFTRLPTHLEFVATRRLGKYDFKRHLFLLHHDSPINKLSSFTFAFTDQEIDVPCLADAPATWFPYTYKVSLDYPLTLEGLPMNEEQAKALLNSMLQNDNQERVIHVRFRFDVVHVPTIRKQKTDVDMEAEMQQVDFFADKEMRQLIYAYQPFYQ
- the rph gene encoding ribonuclease PH, whose product is MRPSGRSLQEMRPVSLKTGAVPYAEGSCLITIGNTQVLCAATVEERTPPFLRNTGLGWVTAEYGMLPRATHQRTEREAVRGRQTGRTQEIQRLIGRSLRSVTDRAALGERQIRLDCDVLVADGGTRTAAITGSYVALHLACLHMMRTGALAAMPLRDTVAAISCGLVEGQARLDLDFAEDSNAQADANFVFTGQGHVVEVQVGSEGLPFSQDDFISLLTLGQDGASRLRAIQMEAIETAGHM